One genomic segment of Flagellimonas marinaquae includes these proteins:
- a CDS encoding zinc metallopeptidase — protein sequence MMTYYILIGGIALISWLVSNRLKSKFKKYSKVHLRNGMSGAEIAQKMLDDHGIRDVKVISTPGMLTDHYNPKNKTVNLSEGVYNQRNASAAAVAAHECGHAVQHAQAYEWLTMRSKLVPVVSVTSGMSTWVVFGGIMLMAATGVAGGIGFYIAVAGLIMMGFATLFSFITLPVEYDASKRALVWLKQKNMVTQEEYSGAEDALKWAARTYLVAALGALASLLYWAVQVFGGRD from the coding sequence ATGATGACATATTATATATTGATCGGGGGAATTGCCCTGATCAGCTGGCTGGTGAGCAACCGATTAAAGAGTAAGTTCAAGAAGTATTCCAAGGTGCATTTGCGCAATGGGATGAGTGGTGCGGAGATTGCCCAAAAAATGCTGGATGATCATGGAATAAGGGATGTAAAGGTTATTTCCACACCCGGAATGTTGACGGACCACTACAACCCTAAGAATAAAACCGTAAACCTTAGTGAAGGTGTGTACAACCAACGAAATGCTTCTGCTGCCGCGGTGGCGGCACACGAATGTGGACATGCGGTACAACATGCGCAGGCATATGAATGGTTGACCATGCGTTCCAAATTGGTTCCTGTGGTGAGCGTTACCTCTGGAATGTCCACTTGGGTGGTTTTTGGTGGAATTATGCTGATGGCCGCTACGGGTGTAGCGGGCGGTATTGGCTTTTATATAGCTGTTGCTGGTTTGATTATGATGGGATTTGCCACTTTGTTCAGCTTTATTACCCTGCCCGTTGAGTACGATGCCAGTAAAAGGGCTTTGGTGTGGTTAAAGCAAAAGAACATGGTTACCCAAGAGGAGTATTCCGGAGCAGAGGATGCACTAAAATGGGCAGCAAGAACCTATTTGGTCGCAGCTTTGGGCGCCTTGGCCTCCCTATTGTACTGGGCGGTGCAGGTTTTTGGAGGAAGAGATTAA
- the ald gene encoding alanine dehydrogenase has protein sequence MTVGIPKEIKNNESRVGMTPAGVFELVKNNHTVYVQSGAGEGSGFFNQDYQQAGATILDTIGQVYAMSDMIVKVKEPIAEEYNLIQEGQIVFTYFHFASSEALTKAMIRSKAICIAYETVEDEDGTLPLLTPMSEVAGRMAIQQGAKYLEKPVKGKGVLLGGVPGVSPGRVLVLGAGTVGIQAAKMAAGLGAQVTILDVNMKRLRYVNDIMPSHVVTGFSNEFNIRKHIKTHDLIIGGVLLKGAKAPNLITRDMLKDMHPGTVIVDVAVDQGGCVETTKPTTHEDPVFIIDDVVHYCVANMPGAVPYTSTVALTNVTLPYVLQLANLGWRSACKLDPSLKKGLNVVEGEIIYKEIAETFHLDPVLV, from the coding sequence ATGACTGTTGGGATACCGAAAGAAATCAAAAACAATGAGAGCCGGGTGGGCATGACGCCCGCTGGAGTATTTGAATTGGTAAAGAACAATCACACGGTTTACGTGCAATCAGGTGCAGGTGAAGGCAGTGGTTTTTTCAATCAGGATTATCAGCAGGCCGGGGCCACAATTTTGGATACCATTGGTCAAGTGTATGCCATGAGCGATATGATCGTTAAGGTAAAGGAGCCCATAGCAGAAGAATATAACCTAATTCAGGAAGGACAGATTGTGTTTACCTACTTCCATTTTGCTTCCAGTGAAGCCTTGACCAAGGCCATGATCAGGAGTAAGGCCATTTGTATAGCTTACGAAACGGTAGAAGATGAAGATGGAACCTTGCCCTTGTTAACCCCAATGTCCGAGGTTGCCGGCAGAATGGCAATACAGCAAGGAGCAAAGTATCTGGAAAAGCCTGTTAAGGGTAAAGGAGTGCTTTTGGGTGGAGTTCCCGGAGTTTCACCCGGTAGGGTTTTGGTTCTGGGAGCGGGTACTGTTGGTATTCAGGCTGCTAAAATGGCAGCAGGTCTGGGTGCGCAGGTCACTATTTTGGATGTGAACATGAAGCGCCTCCGGTACGTGAACGACATTATGCCAAGTCATGTTGTAACCGGTTTTTCTAACGAGTTCAACATCAGAAAACATATAAAAACGCACGACCTTATTATTGGGGGAGTGCTTTTAAAAGGGGCCAAGGCACCCAACTTGATCACCAGGGATATGCTAAAGGATATGCATCCGGGCACCGTAATTGTCGATGTTGCCGTAGATCAGGGAGGATGCGTGGAGACCACCAAGCCTACAACCCATGAGGACCCGGTGTTTATTATAGATGATGTAGTTCACTATTGTGTAGCCAATATGCCAGGGGCAGTGCCTTATACTTCTACAGTTGCCTTGACGAATGTTACACTGCCCTATGTGCTACAATTGGCCAATCTAGGATGGAGAAGTGCATGCAAATTAGATCCGTCCTTAAAAAAAGGATTGAATGTTGTTGAAGGAGAGATTATTTACAAAGAGATCGCCGAAACTTTTCATTTAGATCCGGTTTTGGTCTAA
- a CDS encoding Lrp/AsnC ligand binding domain-containing protein yields the protein MKNNNSSVKIDGIDKKILRYLMEDARRPILEIARNIGISGAAIHQRLRKLESSGLLAGSKFVINPKVLGYSTMAYIGIYLDKAMTNPRAVKQLEEIPEVLECHYTTGNWSILIKVLCRDNEHLMQVLNKKIQQIEGVSRTETFISLDQQIDRQIRI from the coding sequence GTGAAAAACAATAACAGTTCCGTAAAAATAGACGGTATTGACAAAAAGATCCTAAGGTATCTCATGGAGGATGCAAGACGACCCATTCTCGAAATAGCAAGAAACATAGGCATTTCGGGAGCCGCAATACACCAAAGACTCCGCAAACTGGAAAGCTCAGGGCTATTGGCAGGATCCAAATTTGTAATCAACCCAAAAGTATTGGGCTATTCTACCATGGCCTACATCGGCATTTATTTGGACAAGGCCATGACCAACCCGCGAGCGGTAAAACAATTGGAAGAAATTCCGGAAGTACTGGAATGCCATTACACCACAGGAAACTGGTCCATACTCATTAAAGTATTGTGCCGGGACAATGAACACCTCATGCAGGTCCTCAATAAAAAAATCCAACAGATCGAAGGAGTATCACGAACAGAAACCTTTATCTCCCTGGATCAGCAAATTGATAGACAAATACGGATTTGA
- the truB gene encoding tRNA pseudouridine(55) synthase TruB has protein sequence MNTQENFLNGRILLIDKPLEWTSFQAVNALKWAIRKKFNLKKIKIGHAGTLDPLATGLLIICTGKFTKKIPELQGQIKEYTGTITLGATTPSYDLETEVNETFPTEHLTNESIQEATTQFLGEIDQVPPIFSALKKDGKRLYELAREGKQVEIKSRKIEILEFEITRINLPEVDFRVVCSKGTYIRSLAHDFGKALGSGAHLSKLRRTKIGDFNVDNATSPNVFKEKLEVNTPT, from the coding sequence TTGAATACCCAAGAAAATTTTTTGAACGGTCGGATACTCTTGATCGATAAGCCTTTGGAATGGACTTCGTTCCAAGCAGTGAATGCCCTAAAATGGGCCATCCGGAAAAAATTCAATCTAAAAAAAATTAAAATTGGCCACGCTGGAACATTGGACCCTTTGGCCACTGGTTTGTTGATTATCTGTACGGGGAAATTCACCAAAAAAATTCCAGAGCTTCAAGGACAGATAAAAGAGTACACCGGAACTATTACTTTGGGAGCTACTACGCCTTCATACGACCTGGAGACCGAAGTGAACGAGACCTTTCCCACAGAACATCTTACCAATGAATCAATCCAAGAAGCTACTACACAATTTTTAGGAGAGATTGACCAAGTACCCCCTATTTTTTCAGCCTTAAAAAAAGATGGGAAGCGATTATATGAACTCGCCAGGGAAGGCAAACAAGTGGAGATAAAATCAAGAAAAATAGAAATTCTTGAATTTGAGATCACCCGAATTAATCTCCCCGAAGTGGACTTTAGGGTAGTCTGTAGCAAAGGGACCTATATACGTTCGCTTGCGCACGATTTTGGTAAGGCTTTGGGGTCCGGGGCCCATCTTAGCAAACTAAGAAGAACCAAAATAGGGGATTTCAACGTAGATAATGCTACAAGCCCCAATGTTTTCAAGGAAAAACTTGAGGTAAATACACCGACCTAA
- a CDS encoding undecaprenyl-diphosphate phosphatase, producing the protein MEIIDAIILGIIQGLTEFLPVSSSGHLELGKAILGAQAVPEESLLFTVILHFATALSTLVVFRKDVFDILKGLFQFKWNEETQFSLKIVISMIPAALVGLFLNDFIEVFFDGAIVIVGIMLIITAFLLYLADLAKTTEKGVSFRSSFIIGMAQAVAILPGISRSGATISAAVLLGVDKTKSARFSFLMVVPLILGKVAKDLMGGEINFHGDQAIAMGAGFAAAFFAGLAACTWMIKLVRQSKLSYFAIYCLIVGLIALAWSIWG; encoded by the coding sequence TTGGAGATAATCGATGCTATTATCCTTGGAATCATTCAGGGATTGACCGAATTTTTACCCGTTTCGTCCAGCGGACACTTGGAATTGGGAAAAGCCATATTGGGAGCACAGGCCGTTCCAGAGGAAAGCCTTTTATTTACCGTAATCTTGCACTTTGCCACGGCACTGAGCACCTTGGTGGTATTTCGGAAAGATGTTTTCGATATTTTGAAAGGCCTCTTTCAATTTAAATGGAACGAAGAGACCCAATTTTCCTTAAAGATCGTTATTTCGATGATTCCCGCCGCCTTGGTAGGATTGTTTTTAAACGATTTTATCGAAGTATTTTTTGATGGGGCCATTGTAATCGTAGGGATAATGCTCATAATTACGGCATTTTTACTGTATTTGGCAGATTTGGCCAAAACTACGGAAAAAGGTGTTTCTTTTCGTAGTTCCTTTATTATTGGAATGGCACAGGCCGTTGCCATACTACCAGGTATCTCCCGAAGTGGGGCAACTATTTCGGCTGCCGTACTTTTAGGAGTTGACAAGACAAAATCGGCACGTTTTTCCTTTTTAATGGTAGTCCCGTTGATCTTGGGAAAAGTGGCCAAAGATCTTATGGGAGGCGAAATCAATTTTCATGGTGATCAGGCCATAGCCATGGGGGCAGGGTTTGCAGCCGCTTTTTTTGCCGGATTGGCAGCCTGTACCTGGATGATCAAGCTGGTACGCCAGAGCAAGCTTAGTTATTTTGCCATTTACTGTTTAATAGTTGGGTTAATTGCCCTTGCTTGGAGCATTTGGGGATAG
- a CDS encoding saccharopine dehydrogenase family protein: MVRTILVLGAGKSTSYLLDYFLKKANEENIHLKIGDLRPENIPDEFSRHSNCTVFTLDIFNESDRKKAVSEASIVVSMLPASLHINVAHDCIEFNKHLITASYISNELKALDDKVKEKGLVFMNEIGLDPGIDHMSAMEAIDRIRDAGGKMLLFESFTGGLVAPESDTNLWHYKFTWNPRNVVLAGQGGTAKFIQEGTYKYIPYQKLFRRTEFMDVEGYGTFEAYANRDSLKYREAYGLQDALTLFRGTMRRVGFSKAWQMFVVLGMTDDSYSIENSEGMSYREFVNLFLPYSPTDSVELKMRHYLKIDQDDIMWGKLLDLNIFDDSKKIPLKNASPAQMLQYILEDSWTLKEDEKDMIVMYHKFGYELNGEKKQIDANMVVIGENRRYTAMSKTVGLPVAIATLKILNGEITTPGVQIPISKEVYEPILSELRTQGIEFKEYQVPYLGYNPDSVAS; this comes from the coding sequence ATGGTCCGCACTATATTGGTTTTAGGCGCAGGTAAATCAACCTCATACTTACTAGATTATTTTTTAAAAAAGGCGAACGAAGAAAATATTCATTTAAAAATCGGGGATCTTCGTCCCGAAAATATCCCCGATGAATTTTCCAGACATTCCAATTGCACGGTATTTACGTTGGATATTTTTAATGAGTCCGACAGGAAAAAAGCTGTATCGGAAGCCTCCATTGTAGTTTCCATGTTACCAGCAAGTCTGCACATCAACGTTGCACACGATTGTATCGAATTCAATAAGCATCTTATTACAGCATCGTACATAAGTAACGAACTAAAGGCTCTGGATGATAAAGTAAAAGAAAAGGGCCTTGTATTTATGAACGAAATTGGTCTTGACCCTGGAATCGACCATATGAGCGCCATGGAGGCAATAGATCGCATCCGGGACGCAGGTGGAAAAATGTTGCTGTTCGAATCCTTTACCGGCGGATTGGTAGCCCCGGAAAGCGACACCAATCTATGGCACTATAAATTTACCTGGAATCCCAGAAACGTGGTACTGGCCGGCCAAGGAGGCACAGCAAAATTTATCCAAGAGGGCACGTACAAATACATACCCTATCAAAAATTGTTCAGAAGGACAGAATTTATGGACGTCGAGGGCTACGGCACTTTTGAAGCCTATGCCAATCGCGATTCCTTAAAGTACCGCGAAGCGTACGGCCTGCAAGACGCGTTAACACTTTTTAGAGGAACCATGCGAAGGGTAGGTTTTTCCAAAGCATGGCAAATGTTTGTGGTCCTGGGCATGACGGATGATAGTTACTCCATTGAAAATTCCGAAGGAATGTCCTATCGCGAATTTGTGAATTTATTTCTTCCCTATTCGCCTACAGATTCGGTAGAGTTAAAAATGAGACATTACCTAAAGATCGACCAAGACGATATTATGTGGGGCAAGCTTTTGGACTTGAACATTTTTGACGACTCTAAAAAAATTCCGCTCAAAAATGCATCGCCTGCACAAATGCTCCAATACATACTTGAGGATAGCTGGACCCTGAAAGAAGACGAAAAGGATATGATCGTAATGTACCACAAGTTTGGATACGAATTAAATGGCGAAAAAAAACAGATTGATGCCAATATGGTGGTCATCGGAGAAAACCGACGTTATACGGCAATGTCCAAAACTGTAGGTCTTCCCGTAGCTATCGCCACCTTAAAAATCCTGAACGGAGAAATTACGACACCAGGTGTACAAATTCCTATAAGCAAAGAGGTATACGAACCTATCTTATCCGAGTTGCGTACCCAGGGCATCGAGTTCAAAGAATATCAAGTTCCCTATTTAGGTTACAATCCCGATTCGGTAGCGAGTTAA
- a CDS encoding cell division protein FtsX, whose amino-acid sequence MSQYIERYQRRKLISSYFSVALSIALVLFLLGVLGLLVLNTKKLADHFKEQITISVFLKDNAKPVEIDQLQKSLALAEHTKSAEYISKEDAAEQYSEDIGENFEEFLGYNPLKNSIDVHLKADFVSPQQIDEIAEDLAAKAYVDEVSYDKPLISLLNNNARKISLWILVASAVFTVIAVLLINSSIRLSIYSKRFIIKTMQMVGATKTFIRRPFIWTNIKLGMVGAVVALIGLGVLVFYIDKNFPELNLLQDYIVLIILFVSVFGLGVIISWASTHFATQRFLNLRTDDLYY is encoded by the coding sequence ATGAGCCAATATATTGAACGATATCAGAGACGAAAACTGATTTCCTCCTACTTTTCCGTGGCTTTGAGCATTGCCTTGGTCCTGTTTCTTTTGGGTGTTTTGGGCCTTTTGGTGCTCAACACCAAAAAATTGGCAGACCATTTTAAAGAGCAGATCACTATTTCGGTGTTTTTGAAAGATAATGCCAAGCCGGTCGAGATTGACCAGTTACAAAAAAGTTTGGCCCTTGCGGAGCACACAAAATCCGCCGAATACATTTCCAAAGAAGATGCGGCGGAACAATACAGCGAGGATATTGGCGAAAACTTTGAAGAGTTTTTGGGCTACAATCCCTTGAAAAATTCCATCGATGTGCATTTAAAGGCCGATTTTGTCTCTCCACAACAAATTGATGAGATTGCAGAAGACTTGGCGGCCAAGGCCTACGTGGACGAAGTTAGCTATGACAAACCCTTGATCTCCTTGCTCAACAACAACGCACGGAAAATCAGTTTATGGATATTGGTGGCCAGTGCTGTTTTCACCGTAATTGCCGTTTTATTGATCAATAGTTCCATCCGACTTTCCATTTATTCCAAAAGATTCATTATTAAAACCATGCAAATGGTAGGCGCCACGAAAACCTTTATCCGAAGGCCGTTTATCTGGACCAACATTAAACTGGGCATGGTCGGGGCAGTTGTCGCTTTGATCGGGTTGGGTGTATTGGTGTTCTATATCGACAAAAACTTCCCCGAATTGAATCTTTTGCAAGATTATATCGTTCTCATTATTTTGTTCGTTAGTGTATTTGGTTTGGGCGTTATCATTTCGTGGGCCAGCACCCATTTTGCGACCCAACGCTTTTTAAACCTGAGAACGGACGATCTTTATTACTAA
- a CDS encoding DUF423 domain-containing protein, protein MNRTILLTGTFLGMLAIVLGAFGAHGLEKLVDSDAVDTFETGVRYQMYHALFLLFLGMYNGVKIKAKKPVFILLLLGVVLFSFSIYLLALNSLTSFDFKIIGFLTPIGGVFLIMAWIYLGYHILTQKELN, encoded by the coding sequence ATGAACAGAACAATTTTACTCACTGGAACTTTTTTGGGAATGTTGGCGATAGTGTTGGGGGCTTTTGGCGCCCATGGGCTTGAGAAACTTGTGGATTCCGATGCTGTTGATACTTTTGAAACAGGGGTTCGGTACCAGATGTATCATGCCTTGTTCCTTCTTTTCCTGGGTATGTATAATGGTGTTAAGATTAAAGCAAAGAAGCCGGTTTTTATCCTTTTGCTATTGGGTGTTGTATTGTTCTCTTTTTCAATTTACCTATTGGCATTGAACAGTTTAACTTCATTTGACTTTAAGATTATCGGCTTTTTAACACCAATCGGGGGAGTTTTCTTGATCATGGCTTGGATTTATTTGGGATATCACATTTTAACCCAAAAAGAACTCAATTAA
- a CDS encoding ferritin, with product MKDIARQSMSIKVESMDLLNGQIQMEAHASATYLAMASWCEQNGFFTSAKFFFKQAEEEREHMMKIFNFLVDTGGNPISPEVTNINHDYSSIVDVFESTLEHEVKVTKSIHNIVKKARESGDIATERFLDWFVMEQVEEENTVRDILDMIEVTGTEGVGLQMIDNQVANWID from the coding sequence ATGAAAGATATCGCAAGACAAAGTATGAGCATAAAAGTGGAATCCATGGATTTGCTCAACGGACAAATACAAATGGAAGCCCATGCCTCTGCGACCTATTTGGCCATGGCTTCATGGTGCGAGCAAAATGGTTTTTTTACCAGCGCCAAATTTTTCTTTAAACAAGCAGAGGAAGAACGTGAACATATGATGAAAATCTTCAATTTTTTGGTTGATACCGGAGGGAACCCAATTTCACCGGAAGTAACCAATATCAACCACGATTACTCTTCAATTGTTGATGTATTTGAATCTACTCTGGAGCATGAGGTAAAAGTGACCAAATCGATCCACAATATTGTTAAAAAAGCCCGTGAATCCGGCGATATTGCAACCGAGCGTTTCTTGGATTGGTTTGTAATGGAGCAGGTGGAAGAAGAAAATACCGTAAGGGACATCTTGGATATGATCGAGGTAACGGGCACCGAAGGTGTTGGACTCCAAATGATCGACAATCAAGTAGCGAACTGGATTGACTAA
- the leuS gene encoding leucine--tRNA ligase produces MNYDFREIEAKWQKYWAENETFKASNDSDKPKFYALSMFPYPSGAGLHVGHPLGYIATDIYSRYKRHKGFNVLHPMGYDSFGLPAEQYAIQTGQHPAITTENNINRYREQLDQLGFSFDWSREVRTSNPQYYKWTQWIFIQLFNAWYNKKSDKAENISSLISIFEKEGNTNVEAACDDDVPSFDAVTWNTYSDKEKQEILLKYRLTYLADTEVNWCPALGTVLANDEIVNGVSERGGHPVVRKKMTQWSMRITAYAQRLLDGLDKIDWPQPLKDSQTNWIGRSVGASVTFNVLDAERSRSDRDVTLSTVEKPYEIEVFTTRPDTIFGVSFMTLAPEHELVAKITTPEQKAEVDAYVEATAKRSERDRMADVKTISGVFTGAYAEHPFTKEPIPIWIGDYVLASYGTGAVMAVPCGDQRDYDFAKHYNIDILNIFEGVDISEEAFADKETTIIANSDFLNGLSYKDAMKKAIAELEKIGHGEGKVNYRLRDAVFSRQRYWGEPFPVYYKDGMPQMIDLEHLPLQLPEVEKYLPTETGEPPLGNATEWAWDVKQCTVVNNQLIDHETVFPLELNTMPGWAGSSQYFNRYMDPRNDDAIFSPEAINYWQDVDLYIGGSEHATGHLLYSRFWQKFMFDMGYVPKDEFAQKLINQGMITGTSAFIYRELDSNKVYSKGLIEGKNVVPIHADVSLVNASDELDVEAFKEWQPEYKDAEFILENEKYIVGREVEKMSKSKYNVVNPDAICEEYGADSLRLYEMFLGPLEQSKPWNTAGISGVHSFLKKLWKLYTNGSLSGAETEPTADNLKTLHKTIKKVEEDIENFSFNTSVSTFMICVNELTSQKCTSKAILGPLAVLVSPYAPHIAEELWERLGNTGSIAEVPFPKFEEKYLVESSKEYPISFNGKMRFKLELPLDMSKEDIEAAVLAHEKTKEQLQGREPKKVIVVPGKIVNIVG; encoded by the coding sequence ATGAATTACGATTTCCGCGAGATTGAGGCCAAATGGCAGAAGTATTGGGCAGAAAATGAAACTTTTAAGGCATCCAACGATTCCGACAAACCTAAATTTTATGCATTGTCGATGTTCCCTTACCCCTCGGGGGCAGGCCTGCACGTAGGGCACCCGCTAGGATACATTGCCACGGACATCTATTCGCGTTACAAAAGACACAAAGGATTCAATGTGTTGCACCCAATGGGCTACGATTCCTTCGGGTTGCCAGCGGAGCAATATGCGATTCAAACGGGTCAGCATCCTGCGATTACGACGGAAAACAACATTAACCGGTACCGTGAGCAGTTGGACCAGCTTGGTTTCTCTTTTGATTGGAGCCGCGAAGTGCGAACCTCCAACCCACAATATTACAAGTGGACACAATGGATTTTTATCCAATTGTTCAACGCTTGGTACAATAAGAAATCGGACAAAGCAGAAAACATTTCCAGTCTGATCTCCATTTTTGAAAAAGAAGGGAATACCAATGTTGAAGCCGCTTGTGATGATGATGTTCCAAGTTTTGATGCAGTCACTTGGAATACGTATTCCGACAAGGAAAAGCAAGAAATCCTTTTAAAATACAGATTGACCTATTTGGCGGATACCGAAGTAAACTGGTGTCCTGCCCTTGGAACCGTTTTGGCCAATGATGAAATCGTAAATGGGGTTTCCGAGCGTGGAGGTCACCCCGTGGTTCGTAAAAAAATGACGCAATGGAGCATGCGCATCACAGCTTATGCCCAGCGTTTGTTGGACGGATTGGATAAAATTGATTGGCCGCAACCTTTAAAGGATTCCCAAACCAACTGGATTGGGCGATCTGTAGGTGCTTCGGTTACTTTTAATGTGTTGGACGCTGAGCGTAGTCGAAGCGACCGGGATGTCACTTTGAGCACAGTCGAGAAGCCTTACGAGATAGAGGTCTTCACCACCCGCCCCGATACCATTTTCGGTGTAAGTTTTATGACCTTGGCTCCTGAGCATGAATTGGTGGCCAAAATTACGACCCCGGAACAAAAAGCCGAGGTTGATGCTTATGTGGAAGCTACGGCAAAACGTTCCGAGCGCGACCGTATGGCGGATGTAAAAACCATTTCAGGGGTATTTACGGGAGCTTATGCAGAGCATCCGTTTACCAAAGAACCTATCCCGATTTGGATTGGCGACTACGTGTTGGCCAGTTATGGAACGGGAGCGGTTATGGCCGTACCCTGCGGCGACCAACGCGATTATGATTTTGCAAAACATTATAATATAGATATCCTCAATATTTTTGAAGGGGTGGATATTTCCGAAGAGGCATTTGCTGATAAGGAAACTACTATTATTGCCAATTCTGACTTTTTGAATGGATTATCTTATAAGGATGCCATGAAGAAAGCCATTGCCGAGTTGGAGAAGATCGGACATGGCGAAGGAAAAGTGAACTACCGTTTGCGCGATGCCGTATTTAGCCGTCAGCGCTACTGGGGCGAACCATTTCCTGTATATTATAAGGATGGTATGCCGCAAATGATTGATTTGGAGCATTTGCCCTTACAATTGCCCGAAGTGGAAAAATATCTTCCCACCGAAACGGGTGAGCCGCCATTGGGCAACGCCACCGAATGGGCGTGGGACGTAAAACAATGTACAGTGGTCAATAATCAATTAATTGATCATGAAACTGTATTCCCTCTAGAATTAAATACCATGCCGGGTTGGGCGGGAAGTTCCCAATACTTTAATAGGTATATGGATCCACGGAACGATGACGCTATTTTCTCTCCAGAAGCCATCAACTATTGGCAAGATGTGGACCTTTATATAGGAGGAAGCGAACACGCTACGGGCCACTTGTTGTATTCCCGCTTTTGGCAGAAGTTTATGTTCGATATGGGTTATGTGCCCAAAGACGAATTTGCCCAAAAGTTGATCAACCAAGGGATGATTACGGGTACGAGTGCTTTTATATATCGGGAATTGGATTCTAATAAGGTATATTCAAAAGGATTGATAGAAGGTAAGAACGTTGTCCCAATTCACGCCGATGTTTCTTTGGTAAATGCTTCCGATGAATTGGATGTGGAGGCCTTTAAAGAATGGCAACCTGAATATAAAGATGCGGAGTTCATTCTAGAAAATGAAAAGTACATTGTAGGCCGCGAGGTCGAAAAAATGTCCAAATCCAAATACAATGTCGTCAATCCAGATGCCATTTGTGAGGAGTACGGAGCCGATTCACTTCGTTTGTACGAAATGTTCTTGGGCCCCTTGGAGCAATCCAAGCCTTGGAATACGGCAGGTATTTCCGGAGTACACTCTTTCCTTAAAAAACTTTGGAAGTTATATACAAATGGGTCGCTGAGCGGAGCCGAAACGGAACCTACCGCCGATAATCTCAAAACGCTGCACAAGACCATCAAAAAAGTGGAAGAGGATATCGAAAACTTCTCGTTCAATACATCCGTATCTACCTTTATGATCTGTGTAAACGAGTTAACATCTCAAAAATGTACCAGCAAGGCGATTCTGGGTCCATTGGCAGTTTTGGTTTCACCTTATGCGCCGCACATTGCCGAAGAGCTCTGGGAGCGTTTGGGCAATACCGGGTCCATTGCCGAAGTGCCTTTCCCGAAGTTTGAGGAAAAATATTTGGTGGAGAGCAGTAAGGAATACCCGATATCCTTTAATGGAAAAATGCGCTTCAAATTGGAGTTGCCGTTGGATATGAGCAAGGAGGATATTGAAGCCGCGGTGCTGGCCCACGAAAAAACGAAGGAGCAGTTGCAGGGCAGAGAGCCTAAAAAGGTAATCGTGGTTCCAGGTAAGATTGTAAATATTGTTGGGTAA
- a CDS encoding DUF3098 domain-containing protein, with protein MSKKNNNGLKPTKEFVFQKKNYFFLFIGIAFIALGFILMSGGGSDDPEVFNPEIYNFRRIRLAPTLILIGLGIQVYAILLNPNKKNKE; from the coding sequence ATGAGCAAGAAAAACAACAACGGTTTAAAGCCTACAAAAGAATTTGTTTTCCAGAAGAAAAACTATTTCTTCCTATTTATAGGTATTGCCTTTATTGCCCTTGGGTTTATTTTGATGAGCGGTGGCGGAAGCGACGACCCCGAAGTATTCAACCCCGAGATATACAACTTTAGAAGAATCCGCCTTGCACCAACCTTGATTCTTATCGGTCTAGGCATTCAAGTATACGCCATTTTGTTGAATCCTAACAAGAAAAACAAGGAGTAA